One Erysipelothrix amsterdamensis DNA window includes the following coding sequences:
- a CDS encoding nitroreductase family protein, which produces MTKIFEDLELRRSRYGLSKEAVLTEEEVIELVEASVQHTPSAFNAQTQRAVVLFGKHSDAFWDLTREALREVAPEEGFENTVAKLESFKQGQGTILYYIDTDVVKGLQDQFALYADNFPIWAEQENGMMQLVTWTALAGAGIGASVQHYNPLVDASAAEAFEIPSSWKLVAQMPFGKAIDEVQPKTLQDVKGKVKVFK; this is translated from the coding sequence ATGACTAAGATTTTTGAAGATTTAGAACTTAGACGTTCTCGATATGGATTATCAAAGGAAGCGGTTTTAACCGAAGAAGAAGTAATCGAATTGGTGGAAGCATCAGTTCAACATACACCTTCAGCATTTAACGCACAAACACAACGCGCAGTCGTTTTATTTGGAAAACACAGTGATGCATTCTGGGACTTAACCCGCGAAGCATTACGCGAAGTAGCACCTGAAGAAGGATTTGAAAATACAGTAGCGAAATTAGAAAGTTTCAAACAAGGTCAAGGTACAATTCTTTATTATATTGATACCGATGTTGTGAAAGGCTTACAAGATCAATTTGCACTTTATGCAGATAATTTCCCAATTTGGGCAGAACAAGAAAACGGAATGATGCAATTGGTAACATGGACTGCTCTTGCCGGAGCGGGAATCGGTGCATCCGTACAACATTACAACCCACTTGTGGATGCAAGTGCTGCAGAGGCATTTGAAATTCCATCAAGTTGGAAATTAGTTGCGCAAATGCCATTTGGTAAAGCAATTGATGAAGTTCAACCTAAAACACTACAAGATGTGAAGGGTAAAGTTAAAGTCTTTAAATAA
- a CDS encoding antibiotic biosynthesis monooxygenase family protein: MKYVEVKHFEMKKGTGRDFAENFYNRTVVKDFPGFVSIRVGLNESCHSYDCVDVSFVWENEDAYTNFKRSDLHKEIHRTRKPNPNMIKHSSYRYDMIHED; this comes from the coding sequence ATGAAATATGTAGAAGTTAAACATTTTGAAATGAAAAAAGGAACAGGTCGTGACTTTGCCGAGAATTTTTATAATCGTACGGTAGTTAAAGATTTTCCAGGATTTGTAAGTATTCGTGTAGGACTGAATGAGTCATGCCACAGTTATGATTGTGTGGATGTGTCATTTGTTTGGGAAAATGAAGATGCCTATACTAATTTTAAACGCAGTGACTTACATAAAGAAATTCACCGAACACGCAAACCAAATCCAAATATGATTAAACATTCATCTTATCGTTACGATATGATTCATGAAGACTAA
- the glmS gene encoding glutamine--fructose-6-phosphate transaminase (isomerizing), with product MCGIVGYVGTRNAVDVLSVGLSHLEYRGYDSVGLAIQERKKIKTYKEKGKIKNLEKQLETARKGEPSCGIGHTRWATHGRATKNNAHPHGTENVVLVHNGIIENYLELKEELLALGYSFVSETDSEVAAKYLDYLIKQSISNQKAIELLCDRIRGSYAFAIMFLNEQDVLYGVRHGSPLCLGIGKEEMFLGSDMSPILSYTNEYMLLDDREIVRLESDSFVVYRSDGIEVKDKVIHFANWNQESSDRQLFEHFMLKEIHEQPDVLDRTLRTYTQADDEGSLNVSLPIPCDFFTNIKTIHIIACGTALYAGLCAKYWIEDETDYRVMIHTASEFRYNPLKLNDADCAWFISQSGETADSLACLRMVSKQGIRTLGIVNSQGSSIAREVDVCIYTCAGFEKSVASTKAYTAQLALLYLITLVLQDAKHPHQALVKLQQCITAQQSLLEQKDEIQILARKFIDVSAVFFLGRGLDYATSVEASLKLKEVSYVMSDAYPAGELKHGTLALIDSDVLSIFTLTQRNTKEKTLSNVQEVQARAGTVLIISSDVDLSSTYDEVLTIPKVDDALMPFISVIAHQLFAYYSANIRDCDIDCPRNLAKSVTVE from the coding sequence ATGTGTGGAATTGTAGGATATGTTGGCACGCGAAATGCTGTCGACGTTTTAAGCGTGGGATTATCCCACTTAGAGTACCGAGGGTATGACTCAGTTGGTTTAGCGATTCAAGAAAGAAAAAAAATAAAAACGTATAAAGAAAAAGGAAAAATTAAGAATTTAGAAAAGCAACTTGAAACAGCTCGTAAAGGTGAACCTTCCTGTGGTATTGGACATACGCGTTGGGCAACGCATGGTCGTGCGACTAAAAATAACGCACACCCACATGGCACAGAAAATGTAGTGTTGGTACATAATGGCATTATTGAAAATTATTTAGAGTTGAAAGAAGAATTATTAGCACTTGGTTACAGTTTTGTATCAGAGACAGATTCTGAGGTTGCGGCCAAGTATTTGGATTATCTAATAAAGCAATCAATCTCAAATCAAAAAGCCATTGAATTACTGTGTGACCGGATTCGTGGTAGTTATGCTTTTGCGATCATGTTTTTAAACGAACAGGATGTTCTTTATGGTGTTCGGCACGGCAGTCCATTGTGTTTAGGTATTGGAAAAGAAGAAATGTTTCTCGGTTCGGATATGTCACCCATTTTGAGTTATACCAATGAGTACATGCTGCTCGATGATCGTGAGATTGTTCGTCTTGAATCGGATTCGTTTGTGGTGTACCGATCCGATGGTATCGAAGTTAAAGATAAAGTAATTCATTTTGCGAATTGGAATCAAGAATCATCCGATCGACAATTGTTTGAGCATTTTATGCTTAAGGAAATACATGAACAACCTGATGTACTTGATCGAACTTTACGAACTTATACACAAGCTGATGATGAGGGTTCGTTAAATGTTTCCTTGCCCATCCCGTGTGATTTCTTTACAAACATTAAAACCATCCACATTATTGCATGTGGAACGGCCCTTTATGCAGGGTTATGCGCAAAGTATTGGATTGAAGATGAAACAGATTATCGAGTCATGATTCATACAGCAAGTGAGTTCCGCTATAATCCTTTAAAACTCAATGACGCTGATTGTGCATGGTTTATTTCTCAAAGTGGGGAAACAGCAGACAGTCTTGCGTGTTTACGCATGGTGTCGAAACAAGGAATTCGAACACTTGGAATTGTGAACTCTCAAGGGTCTTCAATTGCGCGTGAGGTCGATGTGTGTATTTATACCTGTGCGGGATTTGAAAAGTCAGTTGCAAGTACAAAAGCATATACGGCGCAGTTAGCGTTGCTTTATCTCATCACCTTAGTACTTCAAGACGCGAAACATCCCCACCAAGCACTTGTCAAGCTTCAACAATGTATCACCGCTCAACAATCTTTACTTGAACAAAAAGATGAGATTCAGATACTTGCACGAAAGTTTATAGATGTCTCGGCTGTGTTTTTCTTAGGTCGAGGTCTAGACTATGCGACGTCCGTTGAGGCATCGCTTAAACTGAAAGAAGTTTCCTATGTTATGAGTGATGCTTATCCAGCAGGAGAGTTAAAACATGGAACGCTTGCCTTGATTGATTCGGATGTTCTTTCTATTTTTACTTTAACGCAAAGGAACACCAAAGAAAAAACACTCAGCAATGTGCAAGAAGTTCAAGCAAGAGCGGGTACGGTTCTCATCATCAGCAGTGACGTTGATCTATCGAGTACTTATGACGAAGTTCTAACGATACCGAAGGTTGATGATGCATTGATGCCTTTTATTAGTGTGATTGCACATCAATTATTCGCGTATTATAGTGCAAATATCAGAGACTGTGATATTGATTGTCCGCGTAATCTTGCGAAATCAGTTACAGTAGAATAA
- the gndA gene encoding NADP-dependent phosphogluconate dehydrogenase, with protein MKKNDIGVIGLAVMGSNLALNMADHGYNVSIYNRTYAVGQKVIQENPHENLSLFESLEDFVTSLEAPRKIILMVKAGPAVDKVIENLIPLLNKGDIIMDGGNSNFKDTIRRTQEIEALGFRYLGVGISGGEEGARFGPAIMPGGSKDAYQFVSNILEDVSAKAQGEPCCTYIGENGAGHYVKMVHNGIEYADMQLIAESYSILKHVGGFSNEELEAIFTDWNHGELDSFLIEITAQIFGELDPDTGKHMVDVILDTAAQKGTGKWTAEEALNTGTDASLLASAVFARFISAKKEERVQAQDILGFEAPHAQINDREAFIEQVRQALYASKIIAYAQGFDLMKNASVEYGWDLDFGAIAKVFREGCIIRAKFLNRITDAYTLNPELQNLMLDASFKESLLDYQGSLRDVCGLAIQSGISVPAFTNAISYFDAYRNGRSNANLIQAQRDLFGAHTFERVDKQGSFHHEWNPSNEAK; from the coding sequence ATGAAAAAAAATGATATAGGTGTTATTGGACTTGCAGTCATGGGGTCAAACCTAGCCCTTAATATGGCTGATCACGGTTATAATGTATCGATCTATAATCGTACATATGCTGTTGGTCAAAAAGTAATTCAAGAAAACCCACACGAAAATTTAAGTCTTTTCGAAAGCTTAGAAGATTTTGTTACTTCACTCGAAGCACCTCGTAAAATCATCCTTATGGTTAAAGCGGGACCTGCTGTCGATAAAGTAATTGAAAATTTAATTCCACTCCTTAACAAGGGTGACATCATCATGGATGGTGGTAATTCAAATTTCAAAGATACGATTCGTCGTACCCAAGAAATCGAAGCACTTGGATTCCGTTATTTAGGTGTTGGTATTTCTGGTGGTGAAGAAGGTGCACGTTTTGGTCCTGCTATTATGCCAGGTGGAAGTAAAGACGCTTATCAATTTGTTTCAAATATATTAGAAGATGTTTCTGCAAAAGCGCAAGGCGAACCATGCTGTACTTATATTGGTGAAAACGGTGCAGGTCATTATGTCAAAATGGTCCATAATGGAATTGAATATGCAGATATGCAATTAATTGCGGAAAGTTATTCAATTTTAAAACATGTTGGTGGTTTTTCGAATGAAGAACTTGAAGCAATCTTTACTGATTGGAATCACGGTGAACTTGATAGTTTCTTAATTGAAATTACAGCACAAATCTTTGGTGAATTGGATCCGGATACTGGTAAACATATGGTGGATGTCATTTTAGATACAGCTGCTCAAAAGGGAACAGGTAAATGGACTGCCGAAGAAGCATTAAATACCGGTACCGATGCTTCCTTACTTGCATCCGCAGTCTTTGCCCGCTTTATTTCAGCGAAAAAAGAAGAACGTGTTCAAGCACAAGATATTCTTGGATTTGAAGCACCTCATGCGCAAATTAATGACCGTGAAGCGTTTATTGAACAAGTTCGTCAAGCCTTGTATGCAAGTAAGATTATTGCTTATGCACAAGGTTTTGACTTGATGAAAAATGCTTCCGTAGAATACGGATGGGACTTAGACTTTGGCGCGATTGCGAAGGTATTCCGCGAAGGATGCATTATCCGTGCGAAATTCTTAAACCGTATTACAGATGCATATACATTAAATCCTGAGCTACAAAACTTAATGTTGGATGCATCTTTCAAAGAAAGTCTTCTTGACTACCAAGGCAGTTTACGTGATGTGTGTGGTCTTGCCATTCAATCTGGAATCAGTGTTCCAGCCTTTACCAATGCAATCAGTTATTTCGATGCTTACCGTAATGGCCGTTCAAATGCAAACTTGATTCAAGCTCAACGTGACTTGTTCGGTGCTCATACCTTTGAACGCGTTGACAAACAAGGCAGTTTCCACCACGAATGGAATCCTAGTAATGAAGCCAAATAA
- a CDS encoding putative manganese-dependent inorganic diphosphatase translates to MKNEKDLIYICGHRHPDTDSIVSSIAYAHLKNILGAPAVPCRLGELSDETSYLLDRFGFETPTLLKDARATLDEIEMDDAVKIHLDTSIKEAMEIISDKRQTLAVVDDRDQLIGLVTSSNLAHIAMGDTKHSIALLKKTPICNIAQAIDGELIYEPKHFHFNGKTSIIAISKTKLDNYELTDRLVIIGNDTESQLTAIRKGASCIVTVWTDEIEESVLSLAKLHDCGIIRSTHGTMNTSRYLLFAPSVREVMSTDLITFNWNEFVDDVGKRMLKTRYRAYPVLDDQNKIYGFVSRYHILNSSSKKMILVDHNEASQSVDGIQQAEILEIIDHHRIGDLRTVKPIYFRNEIIGSTASIITKMYLEHGVEIPKDIASLLLAALVSDTLNLKSPTTTPKDFEIANILQDRSGLDRNEFARDMYEVTSGLKNKPYEDIINQDIKKFYISQKEVMVSQLVIYHFDELDDILDSFEEVMEQFVAQHHLDLLVVVFTSVEDNGSIIVASGSLKEAVLDAFPNKDGEARTFLQDVVSRKNQIIPRLSAAISQYLGTGM, encoded by the coding sequence ATGAAAAACGAAAAAGATTTAATCTATATTTGTGGACATCGTCATCCAGATACGGATTCAATTGTATCGTCAATTGCATATGCTCATCTCAAAAACATTCTTGGTGCTCCAGCAGTACCTTGTCGTTTGGGTGAACTGAGTGATGAAACCAGTTATCTTCTTGATCGCTTTGGTTTTGAAACACCAACACTTCTCAAAGATGCACGTGCAACACTTGATGAGATTGAAATGGATGATGCGGTAAAGATTCATCTGGATACCTCCATTAAGGAAGCAATGGAAATTATCTCAGATAAGCGACAGACACTTGCGGTAGTTGATGATCGGGATCAACTGATTGGGCTTGTGACTAGTTCAAATCTAGCTCATATCGCGATGGGTGATACAAAACACTCAATCGCACTCTTAAAGAAAACACCAATCTGTAATATTGCGCAAGCAATTGATGGTGAATTGATTTATGAACCAAAGCATTTTCATTTTAATGGGAAAACCAGTATTATTGCGATATCCAAGACAAAGTTGGATAATTATGAATTAACAGACCGCCTCGTGATTATTGGGAATGATACGGAGTCACAGTTAACTGCAATTCGTAAAGGTGCATCCTGTATTGTGACGGTATGGACGGATGAAATCGAAGAATCGGTCTTATCGCTTGCGAAACTGCATGATTGTGGAATTATTCGATCAACACATGGAACCATGAATACCTCGCGTTATTTATTGTTTGCGCCAAGTGTTCGTGAAGTTATGTCGACGGATTTAATTACATTTAATTGGAATGAGTTTGTGGATGATGTTGGGAAGCGTATGCTTAAAACACGTTATCGTGCATACCCAGTATTGGATGATCAAAATAAGATTTATGGTTTTGTATCACGATACCATATTTTAAACTCATCAAGTAAAAAGATGATTCTTGTGGACCACAATGAAGCCTCACAGAGCGTGGATGGGATCCAACAAGCAGAAATACTTGAAATCATTGATCATCACCGTATTGGCGACCTACGCACCGTTAAACCGATTTATTTCAGAAATGAAATCATCGGATCAACGGCATCGATCATCACAAAGATGTATTTAGAACATGGTGTCGAAATTCCAAAAGACATTGCTTCGTTATTACTTGCAGCACTGGTTTCCGATACGTTAAATTTAAAATCACCAACGACAACACCTAAAGATTTTGAGATTGCGAACATTCTCCAAGATCGATCGGGTCTTGATCGTAATGAATTTGCACGTGATATGTACGAAGTAACATCCGGATTAAAAAATAAACCGTATGAAGATATTATTAACCAGGATATTAAGAAATTCTATATTTCTCAAAAAGAGGTTATGGTATCTCAACTCGTTATTTATCACTTTGATGAGTTGGATGATATTTTAGATTCATTTGAAGAAGTGATGGAACAATTTGTAGCACAGCATCACCTTGATCTATTGGTTGTTGTTTTTACCAGTGTTGAGGATAATGGATCCATTATTGTTGCTTCAGGAAGTCTAAAAGAAGCGGTCTTGGACGCATTCCCCAATAAAGACGGTGAAGCACGTACCTTCTTACAAGACGTTGTTTCAAGAAAGAATCAAATCATACCACGCTTATCGGCAGCCATATCTCAGTACTTAGGAACAGGAATGTAA
- a CDS encoding alpha/beta fold hydrolase: protein MSYFNFMGHEIFYEEFGMGDPLIFLHGNASSSDVFKPIIDLYKDDFKVVLIDFLGYGKSEQIDAFPLDIWAYEAAQVLELIHIKDYRDVKLVGMSGGAIVAVNIALKEPGRIHKIIADNFQGESSSPQFLESLALERRKLLSSIPGKFNLRRIHGKKWHTTVVNETKAILEFGNTPYFDDLSNLRAPLLLTGCRDDQRIRKCHYIHIYNCLLKKVRHTSIYLFKNGKYPAVLAHPESFSDLAYHFFDDDDTIQIYKVE, encoded by the coding sequence ATGTCTTATTTTAATTTTATGGGGCATGAGATCTTTTATGAAGAATTCGGTATGGGAGACCCCTTAATTTTCCTACATGGTAATGCATCATCATCTGATGTTTTTAAACCGATTATTGATTTATATAAAGATGACTTTAAAGTCGTGCTTATTGATTTTTTAGGTTATGGAAAATCCGAACAAATTGATGCATTCCCGCTTGATATTTGGGCTTATGAAGCCGCTCAAGTGTTAGAACTTATTCATATTAAAGATTATCGTGATGTGAAGTTAGTGGGAATGAGTGGTGGTGCTATTGTTGCTGTTAACATTGCCCTCAAAGAGCCAGGACGTATCCATAAAATCATAGCTGATAACTTTCAAGGTGAATCATCAAGTCCTCAATTTCTTGAATCGCTCGCACTTGAGCGTCGAAAGTTACTTTCCAGTATACCGGGAAAATTTAACCTCCGAAGAATTCATGGGAAAAAATGGCACACAACAGTGGTAAATGAAACTAAAGCGATCTTAGAATTTGGGAATACGCCCTACTTCGATGATTTGAGTAACTTACGTGCTCCCCTTCTTTTAACGGGTTGTCGTGATGATCAGCGCATTCGTAAATGTCATTACATTCATATTTATAATTGTCTGCTTAAAAAAGTTCGACATACCTCGATTTATTTGTTTAAAAATGGGAAGTATCCAGCGGTGCTTGCCCATCCTGAATCGTTTTCTGATTTAGCTTATCATTTCTTTGATGACGATGACACGATTCAAATATATAAAGTAGAATAA
- a CDS encoding HAD family hydrolase, with protein MAFIFDLDGTLLDSIDDLGNNLNTVLTRHNLPTYDRAQYKKFVGNGMKKLVERALPSDYEAFDVIQKEYLDEYSRHYTEASVPYNKVCETLKELNQRNTPIAICTNKKQEYTDGIVKHYYDDIQFVATIGDTFDGKHKPDPYYPLVIASTMGIDPSLIYFVGDSDVDMKTAKNAGMVPVGVSWGFRSVEELREHGAQYIINSIEEVLDLPRLTK; from the coding sequence ATGGCATTTATTTTTGATTTAGATGGAACGTTATTAGATTCCATTGATGATTTAGGGAATAATTTAAATACAGTGCTTACGCGTCATAATCTTCCCACTTATGATCGCGCACAGTATAAAAAGTTTGTAGGAAATGGGATGAAAAAACTCGTTGAGCGGGCATTACCGAGCGATTACGAAGCATTTGATGTAATCCAGAAAGAATACCTTGATGAATACAGTCGCCACTACACAGAGGCGTCTGTGCCCTATAACAAGGTTTGCGAAACACTCAAGGAACTTAATCAACGTAATACTCCAATTGCAATCTGTACAAACAAGAAACAGGAATATACAGATGGGATTGTGAAGCATTATTATGATGATATTCAATTTGTTGCGACAATAGGAGATACCTTTGATGGTAAACATAAGCCAGATCCCTATTACCCGTTGGTGATTGCATCAACGATGGGGATTGATCCTTCTTTAATTTATTTCGTAGGCGATAGTGATGTGGATATGAAAACAGCTAAGAATGCGGGAATGGTACCAGTAGGGGTGTCATGGGGCTTTAGAAGTGTTGAAGAACTTCGGGAACATGGTGCTCAGTATATTATCAATTCCATTGAAGAAGTACTTGATTTACCAAGACTTACAAAATAA
- the gpmA gene encoding 2,3-diphosphoglycerate-dependent phosphoglycerate mutase, protein MMKLVVVRHGESEWNEKNLFTGWADVELSEKGVEEAKLGGRMLKEEGYDFDIVYTSYLKRAIHTMDNILNEMERTWLPIVKDWRLNERHYGALQGLDKAETAAKYGEDQVLIWRRSFDVKPPELDPTDERAPRNMEAYRNVEDKDILPLHESLKETIERAVPYFEETIKPQMLDGKRVLIVAHGNSLRSLVKYFDNMTDDEIMKVNIPTGVPLVYEFDNDFNVVNKYYLGDQEALKAKMEAVANQGKAK, encoded by the coding sequence ATGATGAAATTAGTTGTAGTTCGTCACGGTGAAAGTGAATGGAACGAAAAGAACCTCTTTACTGGATGGGCTGATGTAGAACTTTCAGAAAAAGGTGTAGAAGAAGCTAAACTTGGTGGACGTATGCTTAAAGAAGAAGGTTACGATTTTGATATCGTTTATACTTCATACTTAAAACGTGCAATCCATACTATGGACAATATTTTGAATGAAATGGAACGTACATGGTTACCAATCGTTAAAGATTGGAGACTTAACGAACGTCACTATGGTGCGTTACAAGGTTTAGATAAAGCTGAAACAGCTGCGAAATATGGTGAAGACCAAGTTCTTATTTGGAGACGTTCATTTGACGTTAAACCTCCAGAATTAGATCCTACTGACGAACGTGCTCCACGTAACATGGAAGCATACCGTAATGTAGAAGATAAAGATATCTTACCATTACACGAATCCTTAAAAGAAACAATTGAACGTGCTGTTCCTTATTTTGAAGAAACAATTAAACCTCAAATGTTAGATGGAAAACGTGTTCTTATTGTTGCTCATGGTAACTCATTACGTTCACTTGTTAAATATTTTGACAATATGACTGATGACGAAATTATGAAGGTAAACATTCCTACAGGTGTTCCTTTGGTTTATGAATTTGATAACGACTTTAATGTTGTAAACAAATACTACCTCGGTGACCAAGAAGCACTTAAAGCTAAAATGGAAGCAGTCGCAAACCAAGGAAAAGCTAAATAA
- a CDS encoding metal-dependent hydrolase, translating into MMVNVEYINNAGYVVETEKAVYIFDYVEGLLPSRYLYSEKETFFFVTSRHRNHYNESIYSYGKTVILSSDILVSPYRNVFMMEPGDEIHLGFAKVRTYESTGGGVCYLIQEGDLKILHAGSLNNWHWKDTFTPAESRFETHHFHEILQDIAVYAPIDILMFTLEPSMGEDFDRGAREALDLLQPLCFFPIKTKHDDSRFFNWAMSRPITTCYEPKHDNQVFRNVI; encoded by the coding sequence ATGATGGTTAATGTAGAATATATTAATAATGCGGGTTATGTTGTGGAAACGGAAAAAGCAGTTTATATTTTTGATTATGTTGAGGGTCTGTTGCCATCACGGTATTTATACAGTGAGAAAGAAACATTCTTTTTCGTAACAAGTCGTCATCGCAATCATTACAATGAATCAATTTACAGTTATGGAAAGACGGTTATCCTGTCATCGGATATTTTAGTATCTCCGTACCGTAATGTCTTTATGATGGAGCCAGGTGATGAAATTCACTTAGGTTTCGCGAAAGTGCGTACGTATGAAAGTACAGGTGGTGGTGTCTGTTATCTCATTCAAGAAGGCGATTTAAAAATCTTACATGCCGGGTCGCTTAACAACTGGCATTGGAAGGATACGTTTACGCCTGCAGAATCTCGTTTTGAAACGCATCACTTCCATGAAATTCTTCAAGATATTGCGGTCTATGCACCGATTGATATCTTAATGTTTACACTTGAACCTTCAATGGGTGAAGATTTTGATCGTGGTGCACGCGAAGCTCTTGATTTACTTCAACCGCTTTGTTTCTTTCCAATTAAAACAAAGCATGATGATTCACGCTTTTTCAATTGGGCGATGTCACGTCCAATCACAACATGTTATGAACCAAAACATGATAATCAAGTCTTTAGAAATGTAATTTAG
- the zwf gene encoding glucose-6-phosphate dehydrogenase, giving the protein MKPNNHIVAIFGGTGDLTYRKLLPAFYNLLETKSLPESFHLVVIGRQDLTTEAYHELAKPWLREQARFDVKEEILDVFLNYVSYFKMTFTEDEGYPRLKTYFETLDPQAQILYYFAVAPSFFETIATQLHRHQLVSNSKVIIEKPFGNDLKSAIDINNTLTHIFAEDRIFRIDHYVAKEMVQNIFTIRFSNMIFADSWNGASINNIQISAAETVGVENRGNYYDHTGALKDMFQNHLLQLLSIVLMDEPHAFNAADIHHEQEAVLESLYVEDYENDIVYGQYLENKDSKSYTDEDKVERDSTTETYVALKLASSLPKWQDTPIYIRTGKRMHKRSTEIMIEFNQKDHEQPNVLIIKVQPDEGVYLRFNIKKPGQTHDSQTVFMDFCQSCNYENRENTPEAYERLLKAAMDSDQSLFASFKQVHLSWSLVETILEHKGNHKPEGYDAYSSGPKRAHDLLARDGNQWIEEQVMGEIFKY; this is encoded by the coding sequence ATGAAGCCAAATAATCATATCGTTGCAATTTTCGGAGGTACGGGTGACCTTACCTACCGAAAGTTGTTACCTGCATTTTATAATCTTCTTGAAACCAAAAGCCTCCCCGAGTCCTTTCATCTTGTTGTGATTGGACGACAAGATTTAACGACAGAAGCCTATCACGAGTTGGCAAAACCTTGGCTTCGAGAACAAGCACGTTTTGATGTGAAAGAGGAAATCTTGGATGTCTTTCTAAATTACGTATCGTATTTTAAGATGACATTTACCGAAGATGAAGGGTATCCACGTCTTAAAACATACTTTGAGACACTTGATCCACAAGCACAAATTCTTTACTACTTCGCAGTTGCGCCTTCTTTCTTTGAGACCATTGCGACACAACTCCATCGCCATCAATTGGTTTCCAATAGTAAAGTCATTATTGAAAAACCCTTTGGGAATGATTTAAAATCCGCAATCGATATTAATAATACCTTGACGCATATCTTTGCTGAAGATCGTATTTTCCGTATTGATCACTATGTGGCAAAAGAGATGGTTCAAAATATCTTTACCATCCGTTTTTCTAATATGATTTTTGCGGATAGTTGGAATGGTGCGTCCATCAATAATATACAAATTAGTGCCGCTGAAACGGTTGGGGTTGAAAATCGTGGTAATTATTACGATCATACAGGTGCATTAAAAGATATGTTTCAAAATCACTTGCTTCAATTATTATCCATCGTGCTCATGGATGAACCCCATGCATTTAATGCTGCGGACATTCATCATGAACAAGAAGCTGTGTTGGAAAGTCTGTATGTAGAAGATTACGAAAATGATATTGTTTATGGTCAATACCTTGAAAACAAAGATTCGAAGTCCTATACGGATGAAGATAAAGTTGAACGTGATTCCACTACAGAAACGTATGTTGCCTTAAAGCTTGCCTCTTCATTACCCAAATGGCAAGATACCCCTATCTATATTCGTACGGGAAAACGAATGCATAAACGTTCGACGGAGATTATGATTGAATTTAATCAAAAAGACCATGAACAACCCAATGTCCTAATCATTAAAGTTCAACCAGATGAAGGAGTCTATCTTCGTTTCAATATTAAAAAACCGGGACAAACCCACGATAGTCAAACGGTGTTTATGGATTTCTGTCAGAGCTGTAATTATGAGAACAGAGAAAATACACCGGAAGCGTACGAACGGCTCCTTAAGGCTGCCATGGATTCCGATCAATCCCTTTTCGCTAGTTTTAAACAAGTCCATCTAAGTTGGAGTTTGGTTGAGACAATTCTAGAGCATAAAGGAAACCACAAACCTGAAGGCTACGATGCTTATTCATCCGGTCCGAAACGTGCCCATGATTTATTAGCACGTGATGGCAATCAATGGATTGAAGAACAGGTTATGGGTGAAATTTTTAAATACTAA